The following proteins come from a genomic window of Lycium ferocissimum isolate CSIRO_LF1 chromosome 4, AGI_CSIRO_Lferr_CH_V1, whole genome shotgun sequence:
- the LOC132052687 gene encoding histone deacetylase 8-like isoform X1 gives MASSNNLIHVFWHEGMLKHDTGKGVFDTGMDPGFLDVLEKHPENGDRVKNMLSILKRGPISPFISWHQGQPALISQLLSFHTQEYVNELIEADRNGGKELCGGTFLNPGSWDAALLAAGSTLSAMKHIIDGHGKIAYSLVRPPGHHAQPTQADGYCFLNNAGLAVQLALDGGCRKVAVLDIDVHYGNGTAEGFYHSDKVLTISLHMNHGSWGPSHPQGGTIDELGEGEGFGYNLNIPLPNGTGDKGYGYAMRHLVVPAIEKFEPDMMVLVVGQDSSAFDPNGRQCLTMEGYREIGRTIRALADKYSSGRVLIVQEGGYHVTYSAYCLHATLEGVLNVSEPLLSDPIAYYPEDESFPTKVIEAIKKYQKEVVPFLKDA, from the exons ATGGCTTCATCAAACAACCTTATTCATGTATTCTGGCATGAGGGCATGTTGAAACATGACACAGGAAAAGGTGTTTTTGATACAGGAATGGACCCTGGTTTTCTTGATGTTCTTGAAAAACACCCTGAAAATGGAGACAGAGTAAAGAACATGTTGTCTATTCTCAAAAGGGGTCCTATTTCTCCTTTCATTTCTTGGCATCAAGGACAACCTGCTCTTATCTCTCAATTGTTATCTTTCCATACCCAAG aatatgtaaatgaactAATTGAAGCTGATAGAAATGGCGGGAAAGAATTATGTGGAGGGACATTCTTAAATCCTGGGTCATGGGATGCTGCACTTCTTGCTGCTGGTAGTACATTATCAGCTATGAAACATATAATTGATGGACATGGGAAAATTGCTTATTCATTGGTCAGGCCACCTGGTCATCACGCACAACCTACTCAAGCTGATGGTTATTGCTTCCTTAACAATGCTGGTCTAGCTGTACAACTGGCTTTAGATGGTGGCTGTAGGAAGGTTGCTGTCCTTGACATCGATGTTCATTACGGTAATGGAACTGCAGAAGGGTTTTATCATTCTGATAAGGTTCTCACTATCTCCCTGCATATGAATCATGGTTCTTGGGGGCCTTCTCATCCACAGGGTGGAACTATAGATGAGCTTGGTGAAGGTGAAGGTTTTGGGTATAACCTGAATATACCTTTGCCAAATGGAACTGGGGACAAAGGGTATGGTTATGCCATGCGACACTTAGTTGTTCCTGCAATCGAGAAATTTGAGCCTGATATGATGGTTTTAGTTGTTGGGCAGGACTCAAGTGCT TTTGATCCAAATGGAAGACAATGCTTGACGATGGAGGGTTACAGAGAGATTGGGCGGACAATTCGTGCCCTGGCAGACAAGTATAGCAGTGGGCGGGTCTTGATCGTCCAAGAAGGTGGATACCATGTTACATATTCAGCCTATTGTCTGCATGCGACTCTTGAAGGCGTGCTCAATGTTTCAGAGCCTCTATTATCTGATCCTATTGCTTATTATCCTGAAGATGAATCATTTCCAACCAAGGTAATTGAAGCTATCAAAAAGTATCAGAAGGAGGTTGTACCATTTCTTAAAGATGCTTAG
- the LOC132052688 gene encoding 7-dehydrocholesterol reductase: MAESQLVHPPLITYVSMLALLTLVPPFVILMWYTNVHADGSVLQTFNYLKENGLQGLINIWPRPTAVAGKIIICYALFEAALQLLLPGKRVEGPISPTGHKPVYKANGMAAYTVTLITYLSLWWFGIFNPTIVYDHLGEILSTLNFGSLIFCLLLYIKGHVAPSSTDHGSSGNIIVDFYWGMELYPRIGKHFDIKVFTNCRFGMISWGVLPITYCIKQYEEYGSLSDSMLVYTIVTLVYVTKFFWWEAGYWNTMDIAHDRAGFYICWGCLVFLPCIYTSPGMYLVKHPVNLGLQLAIYILVAGILCVYINYDCDRQRQEFRRTNGKCLVWGKAPSKIVASYTTTTGETKTSLLLTSGWWGLARHFHYVPEILASFFWSVPALFNHFIPYFYVIYLTVLLFDRAKRDDERCKSKYGKYWKKYCEKVPYRVIPGIY; encoded by the exons ATGGCGGAGAGTCAGTTGGTGCACCCTCCTTTAATCACCTATGTTTCAATGCTTGCTCTTCTCACTTTAGTACCCCCTTTTGTTATTCTCAT GTGGTATACAAATGTTCATGCCGATGGTTCTGTATTGCAAACATTTAATTACCTAAAGGAGAATGGCCTGCAAGGACTAATTAACATTTGGCCAAGACCCACTGCAGTTGcgggaaaaataataatttgctATGCTCTATTTGAGGCTGCACTTCAGCTTTTGTTGCCTGGTAAAAGGGTCGAAGGACCGATATCTCCAACTGGACACAAGCCTGTCTATAAG GCAAATGGCATGGCAGCATATACAGTGACACTAATTACCTATCTCAGTCTTTGGTG GTTTGGAATATTCAATCCTACAATTGTGTATGATCATCTGGGAGAGATTCTCTCCACACTAAATTTTGGAAGCTTAATCTTCTGTCTCTTATTATACATAAAA GGTCATGTTGCACCATCTTCCACTGATCATGGTTCATCAGGGAACATAATAGTCGATTTCTATTGG GGGATGGAGCTATATCCTCGCATTGGCAAACACTTTGATATCAAGGTCTTCACAAACTGCAGATTTGGCATGATATCTTGGGGAGTCCTCCCTATTACCTACTGTATAAAGCAG TATGAAGAATATGGGAGTCTCTCTGATTCCATGCTTGTATATACCATAGTGACGTTGGTATATGTCACAAAATTCTTTTGGTGGGAAGCAGgctactggaacaccatggataTTGCACATGACAGAG CCGGCTTTTACATATGCTGGGGATGCTTGGTATTTCTTCCATGTATATATACTTCTCCTGGCATGTACCTTGTCAAGCATCCTGTAAATCTTGGACTTCAG CTTGCAATTTATATTCTAGTAGCTGGTATTCTCTGCGTATACATAAACTATGATTGTGACAGACAGAGGCAAGAGTTCCGCAGAACAAATGGCAAATGCCTTGTCTGGGGAAAGGCTCCATCGAAG ATTGTTGCCTCATACACTACTACCACTGGTGAGACTAAAACCAGCCTTCTCCTGACATCTGGATG GTGGGGCTTAGCGCGACACTTCCATTATGTTCCAGAAATACTAGCTTCATTTTTTTGGAGTGTGCCGGCTCTTTTCAACCAT TTCATTCCCTACTTCTATGTAATCTATCTGACGGTCCTCCTGTTTGATCGAGCCAAAAGGGATGATGAACGGTGCAAGTCAAA GTATGGGAAATACTGGAAAAAGTATTGTGAAAAGGTGCCTTACCGAGTCATACCCGGAATTTACTAG
- the LOC132052687 gene encoding histone deacetylase 8-like isoform X2, which yields MASSNNLIHVFWHEGMLKHDTGKGVFDTGMDPGFLDVLEKHPENGDRVKNMLSILKRGPISPFISWHQGQPALISQLLSFHTQEYVNELIEADRNGGKELCGGTFLNPGSWDAALLAAGSTLSAMKHIIDGHGKIAYSLVRPPGHHAQPTQADGYCFLNNAGLAVQLALDGGCRKVAVLDIDVHYGNGTAEGFYHSDKVLTISLHMNHGSWGPSHPQGGTIDELGEGEGFGYNLNIPLPNGTGDKGYGYAMRHLVVPAIEKFEPDMMVLVVGQDSSAVSALSYCSSEFCVL from the exons ATGGCTTCATCAAACAACCTTATTCATGTATTCTGGCATGAGGGCATGTTGAAACATGACACAGGAAAAGGTGTTTTTGATACAGGAATGGACCCTGGTTTTCTTGATGTTCTTGAAAAACACCCTGAAAATGGAGACAGAGTAAAGAACATGTTGTCTATTCTCAAAAGGGGTCCTATTTCTCCTTTCATTTCTTGGCATCAAGGACAACCTGCTCTTATCTCTCAATTGTTATCTTTCCATACCCAAG aatatgtaaatgaactAATTGAAGCTGATAGAAATGGCGGGAAAGAATTATGTGGAGGGACATTCTTAAATCCTGGGTCATGGGATGCTGCACTTCTTGCTGCTGGTAGTACATTATCAGCTATGAAACATATAATTGATGGACATGGGAAAATTGCTTATTCATTGGTCAGGCCACCTGGTCATCACGCACAACCTACTCAAGCTGATGGTTATTGCTTCCTTAACAATGCTGGTCTAGCTGTACAACTGGCTTTAGATGGTGGCTGTAGGAAGGTTGCTGTCCTTGACATCGATGTTCATTACGGTAATGGAACTGCAGAAGGGTTTTATCATTCTGATAAGGTTCTCACTATCTCCCTGCATATGAATCATGGTTCTTGGGGGCCTTCTCATCCACAGGGTGGAACTATAGATGAGCTTGGTGAAGGTGAAGGTTTTGGGTATAACCTGAATATACCTTTGCCAAATGGAACTGGGGACAAAGGGTATGGTTATGCCATGCGACACTTAGTTGTTCCTGCAATCGAGAAATTTGAGCCTGATATGATGGTTTTAGTTGTTGGGCAGGACTCAAGTGCTGTAAGTGCATTATCTTATTGCAGTTCAGAGTTTTGTGTATTGTGA